The following nucleotide sequence is from Mucilaginibacter sp. cycad4.
GCATCAGGTGCTACGGCTGAACCTTTCATTTTTATCGGTTACCCTGAAATGGCCTTCAACATAGCCGAAGGTATTAACCGTGGCTGGGCATCAACGCTTTCAGCAGCTGATGCCAAAGCCTGGTATGATAAAGGTATTGCCGCTTCTTTCAGCAACTTTGGTTTAAGTGTTACCTCAAACTCAACCGTTACCATATCTGATGTAGGAGGCAAAAGCCTTGGCACCGTAACTACAGATAATGCAACATTTTTAGCTAATGTAAGCTATAACTTAGGTTCATCTACAGCTGCTCTTGCCCAAATTTTACAACAGAAATATGTTGCATTTTTCATGAACTCGGGCTGGGAAGCATACTTTAACCACCGCCGTACCAACTTACCTGCATTAAGTGAAGGGGGTACTGGCTTAGGCACAGCCGGTGGTAAATTGCCGCGCCGTTGGCTGTATCCTTTAGATGAGATCAACTCAAACAATGCTAATTATCAAAAAGCGATAGCCAGTCAGTTTGGTGGCACTGAAGATGTATTTAAAGATACCTGGTTAACCAAATAATCTAATCTTACCATAATACTTAAACTAAAATTTAACAGGGGCGCTTCAAGGTGCTCCTGTTTTATAATTTAAAACGAATATGAAAAAAGTACAGTTATTATTTGTTGCTGTTTGCCTTGCCGGCAGCGTTAATGCCCAGATTGCCGATAGCGCCAAACGCAAAGTGGAATTACAGGGCGCTGTAAACTTCAGGGACCTGGGTGGGTATGCCACTAAAGACGGCCATCATGTAAAATGGGGCAAGGTTTACCGCAGCGCTGATATGAGTAAGCTTACAGACCAGGACATGGCTGTACTGGCTGAACGCAAGATTACATATGATGTGGATTTACGTGGCACAGAGGAATCAAAAAAGGCGCCTGATCGCTTAAATCCAAATACCGATTATATTTTATGCCCTGCCGGAAGTGATAATGTAGGCAACATGATGCAAAGCTTTAAAGGCAAAACGCGCGGTGATTCAGTTATGGAAGCGTATTACAGTAATACCACTTATCTTGCCGACCGTTATAAGCCATTTTTCGGTAAACTGCTCACTATGCCCGAAGATAAAAGCCTCGTATTTCATTGCACTGCAGGTAAAGACCGCACAGGTATCGGTGCTGCTTTATTGCTGTACAGTTTAGGTGTGCCTTATGAAACTATCATGAAGGATTACGAGGCATCAAACTATTATCGTGCTGCCGAAAATGAAAAAATGGCCAAACAAATGGTTCAGTACATGCAGATTAACGAAGGCGTTGCCAAAGATGTGGTTGCTGTTAAAAAGGAATACCTCGACGCCACTTTTGCCGCCATCAAAAAACAATATGGATCTGTTGATAACTACCTTAAAACCCAGGTAGGTTTAACTGATAAAGATATCAGGGAGCTTAAAGCCAGGTTTTTAGATTGAGCTAAAAAGGAAATTCTTTTTTTTACGAAGCCGGGGCGAGCAAGATTTGCTGATCCCGGCTTTTTTAATTCACCATCAATTGAAGATTAACAGGTAAAAAACGGACTTATAAATTCACTTGGGCAGCATAATATCGTAATGGAACCCAATGATAATCGATGTTAATCATTGATTAATTTTATTTATTTTAATTTCTTTATAATTAATTATCGTGTTATTTTTTGATGTGATATTTTATTTTGAAATAAAATTTCTAAAAAATTAATATTTGAATCTGTTTAAACCGAACAATTTGAACAATTACGCCGTATAAAACCTAACCTGATTTTTGTTACGGCGGTAGCAAAACTATTTTATTACCCTGGATATAAATGGTTTTGCAAATAGAAGCTTTAACAACCTCATCATTTTGTGGATTTGATTTGTAAGGCTTTGTGGAAGGTTCATGAATAACCGTTTATTTGTATTATTATTTCTGTTATTATCATTCAAAGCAAAAGCGCAAAACTGCACTTTGAGTGTTAATATCGCAGCGTCATCAACAACTATCTGCTCGGGCAGTTCGGTGGTATTAACAGCCACCGCTACCGTTGGTACTGCTCCTTATATTTATTTATGGAGTACCGGCGAAACAAGCCCTGCTATCAGCGTAAATAAATCAGGTACTTATAAGGTAACTGTTACTGATAAAACTGCCGGATGTAAGGGTGTTACAAAAAGTATAACTATTGCTGATGCTATTACACCGGCCGCTCCAACAGCTAAAAGCGTAGTAGTTTGTCAAAATAGCTCGGCAACGCTTACCGCCACAGGACCGGGCGGTGCTTATCAATGGTTTGATGCTGGTGGCAATTTTTTGGCAAGCTCAAATACTTTTACTACTCCGCCGGTAACATCGTCAACTACTTATTATGTACAAACCACAGTTGCCGGCTGTACAAGTCCCCGAACGGCAGTTGCGGTATATATAACCGGCAAGCCTGATGTTACAGGCGCAGCTGTGTGTGCGGGCGGGGTTGCCACGTTATTTGCAAGCGGCGGGCAAAGTTATAGCTGGTATGCATCGTCGGCCGGAGGGACTGTTTTGGGGACCGGGCCATCGTTTGTTACTCCGCCATTATCTAAAACTACCACTTATTATGTTGTTGCGGTAATTAATAGCTGTATCAGCATGCCCACAGCTGTTGTTGCTAAAGTTAATGCCCCGCCAGCTACCCCGGTAGCTTCAAATGTTAGTACCTGCTCGGGCTCAGTGGTAACTTTACATGCTGATGCGTCTGCTGGTTTTTTTCAATGGTTTGATGTGCCGGCAGGAGGTACCCCGCTTATTTCAAGTCCCGATTATACAACACCGGTATTAATTAGCAACAAAACTTATTATGTGCAAACAGTACTTAATGATTGCGTTAGCCCGCGTGTACCGGTTACTGTGTCTGTTAACCCGATGCCTGCGGCGCCGGCAGCTCAAACCACTGCCATTTGTTATAATTCAGCAGCTGCATTGACGGCTGCTGAAAATCATGCTGGTACATATGCCTGGTATGATGCCCCAACAGGCGGAAGATTATTAATGTCGGGCTTAAAATTTACTACGCCCGCGTTAACTAAAACAACTATATATTATATTGAAAATATTACACCGGCCGGCTGTAAAAGTGACCGTGCACCGGTAAAGGTAATTGTTAAGCCGTTTATAGCAGCCCCTGTAGCGGGGGGAGCTATGATCTGTTCAGGTTCAGTTGCTTCATTAACAGCAATATCTGCAATCAAAGGCACTTATCAGTGGTTTGATGCACCAACAGGTGGCAACCTTTTATCATCCCAGGCAAGCTATATAACTCCGGCATTAACGGCAAATACAACTTATTATGTGCAAACTACTCTTGACGGATGTACCAGTGCCAGGACAGCCGTACAGGTTACGGTTATCCCCCCGGTAACGGCTCCCCGGGTGCCTGCTACCTTTGTTTGTTACAACGGATCGGCTGTGCTTACTGCGACGGGAACCGGTACGGGTTTTACCTGGTATGATAGTGTCGCAGGAGGTACAATTTTATCGTCGGGCCCAACATATGTTACCCCCGGTTTAACTGCAGCAGCAACTTATTATGTTGAGAGTACATCAAATGGGTGTGTTAGTGCGCGTACTGCAGTTACTGTTAAGGTAAATCCGCAGCCATCGCCTCCAACTGCCCAAAATGTATCGGTATGCTCCGGTTCATCAGCTAAGATTACAGCTAAGGGCAATGGGGAAATCCTTTGGTTTGCTACTTCTGATTCCGGAAGCCCTTTGTATACCGGGAACACATTTAACACACCGGTTATGTCCGAAAAAACAACTTATTATATACAAAGCAGGGTTGGTGATTGCGTAAGCAATCGCGTGCCGGTAACGGTTTCAATCAATACTGCTGAAGAGGCGCAATTTGTTTATACGTCGGGTACTTATAGTCCTCAAAACCCTAACCCCAAACCTGTAATCAATAATCCAGCGGGCGGTACTTTCAGTGCATCGCCGGCAGGTTTGGTATTTGTTGATGTTCATACAGGTGAGATAAATGTTAAGGCAAGTACACCGGGTAAATATATCATTACCTTAACAGGGAATGGGCCATGTTCGCCAACCTATAGCGCCGGGGTTGAAATTGCTTCCATATTCAATTCAAAGTTTTCCTACGGAGGGCCGTTTTGCCAGTATGGAACCAACCCTAAGCCAACGTTTTCGGCAAGTGCAAGTGCGGGTACTTTTTCGGCATCGCCTTCTGGTTTAACTTTTGTGAGTACGGCAACCGGCGAAATTAATTTGAGTAAAACAACCCCGGGAACATATGAAGTTACCAATACCATTTATAACCCCGATGGAACTGTGGGCAGTGCAGTCGGCTCGGAGGTAACAATAGTGCCCGGTGCAAAGGTAGACGCAGGCCCTAATCAGACTATACAAACTGGCGAAGCCGCTCAGTTGGCAGGCAGCATAGGAGGTGTTAACGGCGGGAAATGGTCGGGCGGGTTAGGCAAGTTTGCTGAGGCTGCAGATCCGAATACTACATATACCCCGGCTGCCGGCGAAAAACAGGTAATACTTTCTTTAACCTCAAATGACCCGCCAGGCAATTGCGGACCCGGGAGTGACAGGGTTGTTATCAATATTGGTTCAGCTTTGCAGGCGCCAATAGTTTCCGGCACCGCTACATGCATGGGTAGTATAGCTACTGTATCGGCTACAGGCCCCGGCGGCATATACCGCTGGTATAGCGCGGCCGATAACGGTACGCTTTTATCAACCGGGCCTAATTTTATTACCCCGCCGCTCACTCAAACAACAACATATTATGTAAATACAACAGCCAATGGTATTACAAGCAGCATGACTGCGGTTACGGTATCTGTTAGTGAGCCGCCACCTGCTCCTGTAGTTAAAAGTGCGCCAGCCTGCGAAGGCAGCCATACTACATTAACTGCCAGCGGTTCAAAGGGTACATATCAATGGTATGATGCTCCGGTCGATGGCACTTTGCTTTCAATTAATGATACCTATGTAACGCCGGGTTTGATAGCCAATACCAGCTATTATGTGCAGGCTGTTGTTGATGGGTGTGTAAGTACGCGCACTAAGGTTGATATAATGGTTAACCCTCTGCCGGTTATCACCAGTGGTTCTGCCGATAATATATGCAGCAGTGTAGCCCAAAATTATTCAATAACAGCCGATTTGCCTGGTACTACCTTTTTATGGTCACGCGCGGCCGTGCAGGGGATTACCAAAGCCGCCGTTTCAGCTCAAACATCTGCCCAAATAACCGAAACGTTGGTTAGCACCAGAAGCGATCCTGTTGATGTTGCCTATTTAATAACACCCGTATCTGCTAAAGGTTGTTCAGGTATTCCATTCAGTTATGTGGTTACGGTTTATCCGTCGCCGCAGGTTACAAGTGTGCCAGCCGCTACGTTATGTAACAAGGCAACGGGTAATTATGCCGTCACTTTCAATGTTCCGGGCACTGGTTTCAGTTGGTCAAGGAGCGCGGTTCCGGGTGTCAGCAATCAGTCTGTATCAGGACAAATGGCCAGCATTATCCGCGAAGTATTATTTAATACTACTAATGCACCTGTTGATGTTACCTACGTATATAATTATAAAACCAGCAACTGTTCGGCGGTACCTTTCAAATGGGTAGTTACCGTAAATCCATCAGTTAATGTTACCAGTAAAGCATCAGATGCAGTCTGCAGCGGTGAGCCGCTTGGTTATGCCATAACTTCAAATGTCCCCTCGGCAACATTTACGTGGAGCAGGGCTGCTGTGGCCGGAATTAGTAATGCCGCAGTGGTGAATAAAACAGGCAATAAGATTGACGAGGCGTTGATTAACAAAGGAGCATCAACAGTAAATGTAACCTATATTATTACACCAACCGCTTTTGGGTGCGATGGGGCGCCTTTTGCTTATGTGGTAAAAGTTAAACCCGAAATACCGCTGCCAGATATGAGAACAAACTCACCCGTGTGCGTAAACAACATTATTAAACTGAATGTGCCGGCTACGCCGAATGCTGTTTATACATGGACAGGTCCTAATGGTTTTAAATCATCGTTACAAAATCCCGAAATTAAAAATGTTACCGAGGATATGGCCGGGACTTATTCCCTGTACGTTACGGTTAATGGCTGCAGCAGTCCGGTAGCTACTAAAGAAGTTGCGGTAAACAAACTGCCAACTTCTGACGCGGGTGAAAGTATACTGGCTTGTGTTACCGATCAGTATGTTCAGCTGGCCGGCAAGATAGGCGGAGGCACAAAGACTGGTGTATGGTCAAAGAAAGGTGCTAACCCTGGTCAGTTTTTACCATCTAATAATGAGCTAAATGCAAGATATGAGCCAACTGCTGAGGAAAAGGCCGCCGGGTCGGTGACGTTGGTATTGTCATCTACCAGTAAGGACAATTGTAGCATTGCCACTTCCGAAGTGACTATAACTTTTGGTAAAACATCTGGAACCAACGCCGGCACCGATCTGGAAGTTTGCGCAAAGCGTGACCCCATTAAGCTGGATGGAAATATTCTGATACCGGGCGGCGGCCAGTGGACAAGCTCCGGTACGGGTACACTGCTCTACGCAGAAAATGCCCAGGGAGCGGTATATATCCCTTCTGAAGAGGATGTGAAAAATCGCTCGGTAAGGCTTACGCTTACTGCAAACGCGCCGGGGCAATGTTATACAGCCAGCGATGATATGCTGATTAAGTTTATACCGCCGCCAACCGTTAATGCGGGCGGGATAAGATATGTGTTGAAAAACCATACAATTACCTTAACACCAACTATAAGCGATGACAAGGTTCAGTATTTATGGTTGCCCGATGCAGGCTTAAGTAATAACAAAATTAAAGAGCCGGTGGTTACGGGCGATGCAGATATTGCCTACACACTTTATGTTACAGACGTCCGGGGTTGTGTTAACCAAAGCCAAACGATTATTAAAGTATCGCCTGATATTACTGTGCCAAACACGTTTACACCCAACGGCGATGGATTTAATGATTATTGGGAGGTTAAAGGCTTAGTAGCTTATGAAAACTCAACGGTAGATGTATTCAATAGATATGGTGAACGGCTATATCATTCGATGGGTTATGGTATGCCCTGGGATGGTAATTTTAACGGGCGGCAGTTACCGGCAGGTACCTATTTTTATATTGTCGATCTTAAGATGGGCAAGCCGCCATTGTCGGGTTCGGTAACTATCCTGAGATAAACCGGCCGGAAGAAAAATCAGAAAAGTTGCAACGTTTTTTTAGGAAAAGCGTCATATACCTAAACACGCGATCATGAAAAAACTAATCTTCTCACTTATGGCTTCGTTCCTAACGGTTTCGATAGCCTTTAATGCTTCCGCGCAAACTGTAACCCGCAATGTATCCGGCTATAATGGTATTGCCTGTGGTGGCCCGTTTAACGTATTTATTAAAATTGATGGTACCGAAAGCCTAAAGCTTGATGTTGACGCCAATGTAGTTGATGATATTAAAACCGAAGTGGAAAACGGCATATTAAAAGTTGAATTTAAAGATCACTGGAAAAATCATCGCAATATGCAGCGTGCCAACATCTACATCACTGCCAAAAGCCTTGGATATCTTGCTAACAGCGGTTCAGGAAATGCAACTGTTGACGGTACAATGACTGCCGAAAATACCAAAATTGCGTTAAGTGGTTCGGGGAATATTAAAACTGCTGTTAAATCAGGTACTTTGGACCTCAAGATCAGCGGATCGGGCTCAATTGATGTGAAGGGCAGTACCGGTATGGCCGATTGCCGTATTTCAGGCTCGGGGGAGATCAACGGTAAATCATTAAGGACTGAAACGGTTGAAGCTTCAATTGCAGGTTCAGGGAATATTAACCTGATTGCCAGTAAAACAGTTTCAGCCCGTATTTCAGGATCGGGAAGTGTTGTATATTCAGGCACTGCTACAACAGGCGAAACCCGCTACGCAGGTTCGGGCAGGGTAAGCAAGATTGATTAAAAAACTGTTACGCTAAAATCTCAAAGAGACTGCTTCAGAGCGGTCTTTTTTTTGTTATTAGTGTAGCGAATTAAAGGTATGTATCGTAAGGGTAATTAAAACCTTCACTTTATGATTAAGCCTGTATTGATATTGGGAAAATTGGCCGCATGTCTCTTAATTGCAGCCTTGTTTTTTCTGAGCGCCTGCAAAAAGGACAAATCTCAGCAACCCGTCACCGCGAAAAACACATCCCTTTTTGGCCAATGGTATACTTCAATTAAAGATACCGAAAAAGGGCGTTATTTGATTTTTGCATCGGACAGCTCTTTTTTACTAACTGATGTAGAGTATAAAAATGGCAAGTCGACTGCTGTTATGTATACCGGGAAATTTCACACAAAAGAAAATAACCTGGTAGTTGTTATTGCTAAAAAAACAGTAAGTAAGGATAGTGATGTCATAAGCACTGAGCCTTCTGACGCTAAGTTTTATGTGAATTCAACCTTCACTGTTGATGATCATAAATTGACCTTGAGTTTTGCGGATGCCACCGGAGCTACTGTGAATAACACTTTTATGATGCTGTTACCTGATAAAGTTATTTGATTTAGTTTGTTGTTAAGCACTTTTAACCGGAGTGCTTTTCTGTTTTATGCTTTATCAATTTCGCCTGCTACCCGTTGCGCCGAGCGGATACATGACTCCATACCCCGGCTTAAATTATCGGCATAAGTGCCGGCGAAATAAATCCGCCCTTCGGGTTTCATGATCTGCGGCCAAAAACGATGCATCTGGCCTATAGGAAATGGTTCCATTTCGCAAGCCGGGGCAAATGCATCGCGTGTCCAGTCTTTGGTTAAGGCTTGCTCAATAGTGTCATGTTTGCCGGGGTAAACCTGTCTGAAAGCATCAAGCACCTGCTGCGGAGTAAGCCCGCCAGGGCCATAAGCTTTCAGGATCACTCTGTCACTGCCCACTTCGTTTGTTTCTTCCCATATTGATGATATAAATGGATGCTCAAAGTCCATGTTGATGCTTTTAAAGCCATCGTCGAGCCAAAATCGACTGCTTGCTTCAAATACGTAAAACGGGTGCGACGAATAGGTTGTGCGGTTAACTACATATTGTTTTTCGGGCGATAGGGGCGGCGACAGGAGGATGGTTTTAAAGATTGGCAGTGTAATACAGTTTACCAGGAAGTCGGCACTCATTCCCTGTTCTGCTTTACCATAAGGTTTGTATTTTACCGTTACACCGGTAGCTGCATGGCTAATGCCCGTGATCCGGTGGTTTAGCTTTATTCTTTTTCCCAGGCGTTTGGCAAAGGCAATAGGCAACTGTTCGTTGCCGCCTTTTAAATGATAAGTATCCCCCTCAGAAAGCGGAATACCGCGCGATTCCATAACATATGCCCTCCAGAGGTGATAAAGTGCCGAAGTACGCTGCCCGCCCAGGTAGGCAAGAGCCGCTGTAGATGCGCCTTCTTTTTTATACAATTCGCTAACGGGAATCTTATCAAACTCATCATATCCAACACCAAAAGGCTGGTATGGATCAGTGAATTTGCCGCTGTATTTTTTTAGGTAGAAGGAGCTTAGGGCATAAAACGGATTTTCGGTAAGGAATTTAATTTCCCGCTCATTAAAGCCCATTTTAGTTAGTACTGCAGGGTCTTTCATCATTTCGTCAGTATAAAATTTACCGCCAATCATGCGCAATCCATTGCGGTTAGGTGCCGCGTCTGATCCTTCGGCATGAGGATAAGGTAGGGAGGTCAGCTTAAATTCATCTGCATATTCAAAAAACTTTTCGTAACCGGGTTTGGTAATATGATCGGCCCCGTAATCGGCATATAAACCATCCGATAAACCATCTCTGCCCGTAAAAACATGACCGCCATACCGGCCATCGGCCTCAAGCACTGTTACATCATGGCCTGCTTTCATTAATTCATATGCGCAGCAAAGCCCTGTAATGCCCGCTCCGGCAACGATTACCTTTTTGCCGGAGGATGGTTGGGTATTATCAGCAGTTATAATTTGGGGAGACCCAGCTTGTTGAGCGCTTAATAATTTAGGGGCGAGAACAGTACCGGCGCCTGCCAGTAACGTGTGTTTAATGAATGATCGTCTTTTAATATCTTTCATTGCTGAGGAAGGATTTGATGCGGAATAGCTTTCAATAAATGTAATATTATTTCACTGTACCTGTAAGCCTTAAATAAATTTTGAATGCCAGTTTAACCAGGTGTAGAAGCATTGTAGCGAAAACAAAAAAGCCCACCCATATAAAACAGGCAGGCCCGAACAGTTAATATAATACATACCGGCAGATATCAATTTACATTGCCGGGGTAAACCCTTTGCGCTGGCTCTTTAGTTTAATTGCCTGGTATATTATAATTACAATAAATAATATCAGCATGATCAAAAGCCCCATTTTTACTACAGGAGAGTCAGGCCCTTCGGCCAATGGTTGTTCAACCGGAAGCCTGGTGAGTGTTTCAACTACGGCAGGTACTAATGAAAAAAATAAGGTAGCTGTCATGCCCAAGGTTTGTACATAATTTGCCTTGCTGCCAAAAATGCGCAGGGAGGGAGCATAGTAAACAACAGGCAGTAATATTAAAATAAGAAACGAAAGATTATGGGCACTGCTCAGGTGCCCGGTTTTCATAACCAGGAATGATGATAAACAGGCCAGCACGGTGAAAATACCATAAAGCCGGCCGTTTTTTGTTTTGGGGGCAATTTTCCCGTCCTGAAACAAGGCGATAAAACCAATGGCAACTCCCACAAGGCTTATCGCCGTATGAATAACTCCTAATGTTGATAAATGATTTGGCATAACAGTGATTTTTAAAGGTTAACGATATTTTTTAAAGTGATTTGCTTTCGAATAACGGGGCTTAACCAATACGTATGCCTGTTTTTTATATTATTGATAATGAGTGGTTTGTGTTTTGTCTTGACTCTTGGATGACGAAATGTCGTAACGAATTGCCATTACTAACGGAATACAGCAATTGTCAGTTACTTGATAATAAAACAAACTTATAATCAGCGTTAAGGTTAATCAGAATAGTTGCATGCTAAATCTGAAACAAATGTTGAGCATTTATTATAAGATCTGGGTTGATGCCATTACGCAGGAAAGGGCAAAGAAGGGAGAGGATGGTAAGCATTGGAAGGCATTTACAATTATCCCCATGTCCTTGATTCAGGGTGTTAACCTGCTGACGTTATTGTTTATTCTTCGTTTTTTTACTGATATTCCTATCCTTTTTACAATTGATCTAACCAGGGATAAAGCCATAAACGGCTTCATAGCCGGTTTGCTTGTTTTTTTTATTCCCTTTGTGCTATTGAATTACCTGCTTATATTTTACAACAATCGTTATAATAAGTTAATGAACCTTTATCCCAGCCGCAACAGTAAACTTTATCGTAATTACGTTTTAATAAGTTTGGGTATCATAGTGGTCCCTTTTGTGTTTAAGCTGTTTTTTTAACAATGGATTGTATCAGCAAAATTCCTTAAACTGTTATGATTTGGTTTTTGATGGCAAAAAGTACCATGCCCGTTCTTGATTTAAGCCCAAACTTTTGAAACAGCGATTCGCGATAATTATCAATAGTATGCGGGCTCAGGTTCATTTCGTCGGCAATTTGCCTGTAGGTAAGCTCAGAGCAGCTTAGTTTCAGAAATGTAAGTTCATTGGAGGTAAGCTCTTTGGATTTATCGACGGGGGTATTTTTATTTTGCATGGTATAAAGCAATTTGCCGCTTACCAGTTCATTTAGATAATAGCCGTGCTTTTGGATAGTTTGCATCGCATAAACTACGTCTCTTATCTTCGATTCCTTAAGCATATAGCCAACAGCTCCATTCTTAAGCATGTTTATAATCGGTTTGTCTTCGTCAGACATACTCAATGCCAGCACTTTTACCGTTGGATGATTTTCCCGTAGCCAGGCCGTAGCTTTGTACCCATCCATTACCGGCATGGTTATATCCATCAGTACAATATCAGGTAAGGGAGATTTTTTGAGCTTGCTGATCATATCCTCTCCATTTTCGGCGTCGAAAAGGATGTTAATCTCTTTAAAATCGCCCAGCAAACTGATCATTCCTTGTCTGAATAAGGTATGATTATCAATTATAGCAATTTGTACAGGCCCGGCAAATGTTGAAGTGTGCATTAATATTAGGTGTATATGTTAACTGATGTTAATCATATTGCCAAAGTAAAAAAAATAATGAACTTATATTTCATTTTACCATGCGGTTTAAAACAAAATAGGGTGAAACCACCCTTTTAAATTTTTAATTGTTAAGCGAGATTCGGGTTGTTGAAGAAATATATCCTGTTTTAATTTTTACCCCTGATAAAATTACAGTTCAAACCATATTAACCTGAATTTAGGGAAGCCCTAAACCTTTTTACTTAATTATTTAATATTGATGTTTAGCCCATTATAAAAGCCATTCGCTTTCATAATGGGTTATTTCGTTTTACAGCCGCCTGTCTTCTTCTTTGATGGGCAGGTCATTGATGCTGGCATAGCGCTTTTGCATCAGTCCGTTTTCGTCAAACTCCCAGTTCTCGTTACCATAAGCACGAAACCATTGGCCTTCGGCATTATGATATTCATATTCGAAGCGTACGGCAATACGGTTATCTGTAAAGGCCCACAGCTCTTTTTTTAATTTATAATCGAGTTCTTTTTGCCATTTACGGGTTAAAAATTCAACTACCTGCTCGCGCCCGTTCACAAATTCCGAGCGGTTACGCCATTCGGTATTGATGGTATAAGCTAAAGAAACCCTTGCCGGGTCCTGGCTGTTCCAGGCGTCTTCGGCTAATTGCACTTTTTGGGTGGCCGTTTCAAAATTAAATGGGGGGAGTGGCAGCTTTTGTTCCATGATGGTAATAATCTAATTTGATATATCAAAGTTAAGACGATGCAGGTTCATTTAATGGTACTATTCAACGTTCCCTTGGTATTATGTTTTCTTTTTTTAAATTTAGATAGGCCATATTAACCAATTTATTGCCTGTTAATCATGAAAGCCAAAAGTACAAAATCAGTTGCCCTTGCCGACTCGGCAGGGGTAGACAGTTATATGCGAAAGCTTGATCATCCATTAAAGGAGGTATTAGGAGCGCTGAGAAAAATTATCCTGGCTATTGACGATGAAATTGGCGAGCACATCAAGTGGAATGCACCGAGCTTTTTATATATCGGAGAAATGAAGCCCTTTGATCCTAAAGAGTATAAGAGATATATTATTGTTTCAAACGTATACCAAAAAGATTGTATCAGGCTGGTATTCCCTACTGGAGCAAAGATTAACGATACATCAGGTTTGCTTTCCGGCGATTATGCAGACGGCCGCCGGTTGGCTTTTTTTCACAATATGGAAGAAGTTAAGGCAAAAGAAGAAGCTTTGCGAAACGTTGTAAAAACCTGGTTGACTTTGCTGGATAAATAAAAGGAGAAAGCCATGATCAAATTTATTCAATACATAAAAGATCTCAGTCCTGAAGCTGTTAATGCTTTGATTGAAAAAGATCACAGATGGCTTACCTGGGCCGAAGACAGCGGTAAAAACGCACTTCATTACCTGTGCGGCATTGAAATCGCCAAACGCCCTGAAAAAGCCGAAGAAAGTTTGACCATGCTTAAATTATTGCTGGCAAAAGGGATGGATATCAATTCAATCCACCGGATAAAAGAGGAATGCGGCTTTTTT
It contains:
- a CDS encoding NAD(P)/FAD-dependent oxidoreductase gives rise to the protein MKDIKRRSFIKHTLLAGAGTVLAPKLLSAQQAGSPQIITADNTQPSSGKKVIVAGAGITGLCCAYELMKAGHDVTVLEADGRYGGHVFTGRDGLSDGLYADYGADHITKPGYEKFFEYADEFKLTSLPYPHAEGSDAAPNRNGLRMIGGKFYTDEMMKDPAVLTKMGFNEREIKFLTENPFYALSSFYLKKYSGKFTDPYQPFGVGYDEFDKIPVSELYKKEGASTAALAYLGGQRTSALYHLWRAYVMESRGIPLSEGDTYHLKGGNEQLPIAFAKRLGKRIKLNHRITGISHAATGVTVKYKPYGKAEQGMSADFLVNCITLPIFKTILLSPPLSPEKQYVVNRTTYSSHPFYVFEASSRFWLDDGFKSINMDFEHPFISSIWEETNEVGSDRVILKAYGPGGLTPQQVLDAFRQVYPGKHDTIEQALTKDWTRDAFAPACEMEPFPIGQMHRFWPQIMKPEGRIYFAGTYADNLSRGMESCIRSAQRVAGEIDKA
- a CDS encoding response regulator transcription factor; protein product: MHTSTFAGPVQIAIIDNHTLFRQGMISLLGDFKEINILFDAENGEDMISKLKKSPLPDIVLMDITMPVMDGYKATAWLRENHPTVKVLALSMSDEDKPIINMLKNGAVGYMLKESKIRDVVYAMQTIQKHGYYLNELVSGKLLYTMQNKNTPVDKSKELTSNELTFLKLSCSELTYRQIADEMNLSPHTIDNYRESLFQKFGLKSRTGMVLFAIKNQIITV
- a CDS encoding nuclear transport factor 2 family protein, which gives rise to MEQKLPLPPFNFETATQKVQLAEDAWNSQDPARVSLAYTINTEWRNRSEFVNGREQVVEFLTRKWQKELDYKLKKELWAFTDNRIAVRFEYEYHNAEGQWFRAYGNENWEFDENGLMQKRYASINDLPIKEEDRRL
- a CDS encoding DUF1801 domain-containing protein, with product MKAKSTKSVALADSAGVDSYMRKLDHPLKEVLGALRKIILAIDDEIGEHIKWNAPSFLYIGEMKPFDPKEYKRYIIVSNVYQKDCIRLVFPTGAKINDTSGLLSGDYADGRRLAFFHNMEEVKAKEEALRNVVKTWLTLLDK